The following coding sequences lie in one Phycicoccus duodecadis genomic window:
- a CDS encoding PhoH family protein → MASTTQTADTTRSRTGPHRTFVLDTSVLLSDPRAIQRFAEHEVVLPVVVVTELEAKRHHPELGYFARQSLRMLDDLRVSAGRLDAPVPIGDQGGSLRVELNHTDPTSLPAGFRLGDNDTRILAVARNLANEGSHVTVVSKDLPMRVKASACGLEAEEYRAELAVESGWTGMAELDVTVEEMDHLYEYGRLESVAGAEFPCHTGLVLTSPRGSGLARVGPDKQLRLVRGDRDAFGLHGRSAEQRIALDLLMDPDIGIVSLGGRAGTGKSALALCAGIEAVMERRQQRKVVVFRPLYAVGGQELGYLPGSEAEKMNPWGQAVFDTLSALVSREVVEEILDRGMLEVLPLTHIRGRSLHDAFVIVDEAQSLERNVLLTVLSRIGQNSRVVLTHDVAQRDNLRVGRHDGVVAVVEALKGHPLFAHVTLTRSERSPIAALVTDLLEGIEV, encoded by the coding sequence ATGGCTTCGACGACGCAGACGGCTGACACCACGCGATCGAGGACGGGGCCGCACCGCACGTTCGTCCTCGACACCTCCGTCCTGCTCTCCGACCCGCGCGCCATCCAGCGCTTCGCCGAGCACGAGGTGGTGCTTCCGGTCGTGGTCGTCACCGAGCTCGAGGCCAAGCGCCACCACCCCGAGCTGGGCTACTTCGCCCGTCAGTCGCTGCGGATGCTCGACGACCTGCGCGTCTCCGCCGGCCGGCTCGACGCACCGGTGCCGATCGGCGACCAGGGCGGCTCGCTGCGCGTCGAGCTCAACCACACCGACCCCACCTCGCTGCCGGCCGGCTTCCGGCTCGGCGACAACGACACCCGCATCCTGGCCGTCGCCCGCAACCTGGCGAACGAGGGCAGCCACGTCACCGTCGTCAGCAAGGACCTGCCGATGCGGGTCAAGGCCTCGGCGTGCGGCCTGGAGGCCGAGGAGTACCGCGCCGAGCTGGCGGTCGAGTCGGGCTGGACCGGGATGGCCGAGCTCGACGTCACCGTCGAGGAGATGGACCACCTCTACGAGTACGGGCGGCTCGAGAGCGTCGCCGGCGCCGAGTTCCCCTGCCACACCGGGCTGGTGCTCACATCGCCGCGCGGCTCGGGGCTGGCCCGGGTCGGCCCCGACAAGCAGCTGCGCCTCGTGCGCGGTGACCGTGACGCGTTCGGCCTGCACGGTCGCAGCGCCGAGCAGCGCATCGCCCTCGACCTGCTGATGGACCCCGACATCGGCATCGTGAGCCTCGGCGGTCGCGCCGGCACGGGGAAGTCCGCGCTGGCACTGTGCGCCGGCATCGAGGCGGTGATGGAGCGCCGCCAGCAGCGCAAGGTCGTGGTCTTCCGCCCGCTGTACGCGGTGGGCGGCCAGGAGCTCGGGTACCTGCCCGGCTCGGAGGCCGAGAAGATGAACCCGTGGGGGCAGGCCGTCTTCGACACCCTGTCGGCGCTGGTCTCGCGCGAGGTGGTCGAGGAGATCCTCGACCGCGGGATGCTCGAGGTGCTGCCGCTCACCCACATCCGCGGGCGCAGCCTGCACGACGCCTTCGTGATCGTCGACGAGGCCCAGAGCCTCGAGCGCAACGTGCTGCTCACCGTGCTCTCCCGGATCGGTCAGAACTCCCGCGTCGTCCTCACCCACGACGTGGCCCAGCGCGACAACCTGCGGGTGGGGCGCCATGACGGGGTCGTCGCGGTGGTCGAGGCGCTCAAGGGGCACCCGCTGTTCGCCCACGTCACGCTCACCCGGTCCGAGCGCAGCCCCATCGCGGCCCTGGTCACCGACCTGCTGGAGGGCATCGAGGTCTGA
- a CDS encoding isoprenyl transferase, with translation MGRFTDVAYAAYAKRLTRQLGTAAVPRHVGVMLDGNRRWAKARGAGASEGHQAGADNIVNLLSWCDEVGVEVVTLWLLSTDNLNRPEAELRPLLGIIQKAVETLAEAHRWRIHPVGALDLLPAETAARLKAAEETTRDVDGMLVNVAVGYGGRREIADAVRSLLHEHAGRGTSIEELAEVIDVEHIAEHLYTKGQPDPDLVIRTSGEQRLGGFLLWQSAHSEFYFCEAYWPDFRKVDFLRALRAFGDRHRRFGA, from the coding sequence ATGGGGCGGTTCACGGACGTGGCCTACGCCGCGTACGCGAAGCGACTGACCCGCCAGCTCGGCACGGCCGCCGTCCCGCGCCACGTCGGGGTCATGCTCGACGGCAACCGCCGCTGGGCCAAGGCCCGGGGCGCCGGCGCCAGTGAGGGCCACCAGGCCGGGGCCGACAACATCGTCAACCTGCTGTCCTGGTGCGACGAGGTGGGCGTCGAGGTGGTCACCCTGTGGCTGCTCTCGACCGACAACCTCAACCGGCCCGAGGCCGAGCTGCGCCCGCTGCTCGGCATCATCCAGAAGGCCGTCGAGACCCTGGCCGAGGCACACCGCTGGCGCATCCACCCGGTGGGGGCGCTCGACCTGTTGCCGGCCGAGACCGCCGCTCGGCTCAAGGCGGCCGAGGAGACCACGCGCGACGTCGACGGGATGCTGGTCAACGTGGCCGTGGGGTACGGCGGCCGCCGCGAGATCGCCGACGCCGTGCGCTCGCTGCTGCACGAGCACGCCGGCCGGGGGACCTCGATCGAGGAGCTGGCCGAGGTCATCGACGTCGAGCACATCGCCGAGCACCTCTACACCAAGGGCCAGCCCGACCCGGACCTGGTCATCCGCACCTCCGGTGAGCAGCGCCTCGGTGGCTTCCTGCTCTGGCAGAGCGCGCACAGCGAGTTCTACTTCTGCGAGGCCTACTGGCCCGACTTCCGCAAGGTCGACTTCCTGAGGGCCCTACGCGCCTTCGGCGACCGGCACCGACGTTTCGGGGCCTGA
- the glmS gene encoding glutamine--fructose-6-phosphate transaminase (isomerizing) produces the protein MCGIVGYVGRTMDGTALEVVMEGLARLEYRGYDSAGVALVTDDGVATEKRAGKLENLRSALEAHPLAASRTGIGHTRWATHGGPTDGNAHPHRGGEGDRLALIHNGIIENFHALKKELLAEGVEFRSETDTEVAAKLVGREYDRLGDLTEAMRAVVGRLEGAFTLLAVHADSPGVVVGARRNSPLVVGLGEGENFLGSDVAAFIGYTRQALELGQDQIVTITPDGYQVIGFDGSPAEGKAYEVTWDAAAAEKGGYATFMEKEIHEQPHAVADTLLGRTDDAGRLVLDEVRIPEERLRQVERITIVACGTAAYAGMVAKYAIEHWTRIPVEVALAHEFRYCDPIVDENTLVVSISQSGETMDTLMAVKHAAELGAMTLSICNTHGSTIPRESDAVLYTHAGPEIAVASTKAFLAQITACYVLGLYLAQLRGETYADDARAVMAELHEMPAKIEDLLGRMGRVQEMAEFMSDSRAVLFLGRHVGYPVALEGALKLKELAYIHAEGFAAGELKHGPIALIEPGQPVFVVVPSPETPHELHKKVVSNIQEIRARGARTLVIAHDGDEDVEPFASEVIRIPHCSPMLAPLLAVVPLQVFALHLASAKGLDVDQPRNLAKSVTVE, from the coding sequence ATGTGCGGAATCGTCGGCTACGTGGGCCGGACCATGGACGGCACGGCTCTCGAGGTCGTCATGGAGGGCCTGGCGCGCCTCGAGTACCGGGGCTACGACTCGGCCGGGGTGGCCCTGGTGACCGACGACGGCGTCGCCACCGAGAAGCGCGCCGGCAAGCTCGAGAACCTCCGCTCGGCGCTGGAGGCCCACCCTCTGGCGGCGTCGCGCACCGGCATCGGCCACACCCGCTGGGCCACCCACGGCGGCCCCACCGACGGCAACGCCCACCCCCACCGCGGCGGCGAGGGCGACCGGCTGGCGCTCATCCACAACGGCATCATCGAGAACTTCCACGCCCTGAAGAAGGAGCTCCTGGCCGAGGGCGTCGAGTTCCGCTCCGAGACCGACACCGAGGTCGCGGCCAAGCTCGTCGGCCGCGAGTACGACCGGCTCGGCGACCTCACCGAGGCGATGCGGGCCGTCGTGGGCCGCCTCGAGGGCGCCTTCACGCTCCTGGCCGTGCACGCCGACAGCCCCGGCGTCGTCGTCGGGGCCCGCCGCAACAGCCCCCTGGTGGTCGGGCTCGGCGAGGGCGAGAACTTCCTCGGCAGCGACGTCGCGGCCTTCATCGGCTACACCCGCCAGGCCCTCGAGCTGGGCCAGGACCAGATCGTCACCATCACGCCCGACGGCTACCAGGTCATCGGCTTCGACGGCTCCCCGGCCGAGGGCAAGGCCTACGAGGTCACGTGGGACGCCGCGGCCGCCGAGAAGGGTGGCTACGCGACCTTCATGGAGAAGGAGATCCACGAGCAGCCGCACGCGGTGGCCGACACCCTCCTGGGACGCACCGACGACGCGGGCCGGCTCGTGCTCGACGAGGTCCGCATCCCCGAGGAGCGGCTGCGCCAGGTCGAGCGCATCACCATCGTCGCGTGCGGTACCGCGGCCTACGCCGGCATGGTCGCCAAGTACGCGATCGAGCACTGGACCCGCATCCCGGTCGAGGTCGCGCTGGCCCACGAGTTCCGCTACTGCGACCCGATCGTCGACGAGAACACCCTCGTGGTCTCGATCAGCCAGTCCGGCGAGACCATGGACACCCTGATGGCCGTCAAGCACGCGGCCGAGCTGGGCGCGATGACCCTGTCGATCTGCAACACCCACGGCTCGACCATCCCGCGCGAGTCCGACGCCGTGCTCTACACCCACGCCGGGCCCGAGATCGCGGTCGCCTCGACCAAGGCGTTCCTGGCGCAGATCACCGCCTGCTACGTCCTCGGCCTCTACCTGGCGCAGCTGCGGGGCGAGACCTACGCCGACGACGCCCGGGCCGTGATGGCCGAGCTGCACGAGATGCCGGCCAAGATCGAGGACCTGCTGGGCCGGATGGGCCGGGTGCAGGAGATGGCCGAGTTCATGTCCGACAGCCGGGCCGTGCTCTTCCTGGGCCGCCACGTCGGCTACCCGGTGGCGCTCGAGGGCGCGCTCAAGCTCAAGGAGCTCGCGTACATCCACGCCGAGGGCTTCGCGGCCGGCGAGCTCAAGCACGGGCCCATCGCGCTCATCGAGCCCGGCCAGCCGGTGTTCGTCGTGGTGCCCTCGCCCGAGACCCCGCACGAGCTGCACAAGAAGGTCGTCTCGAACATCCAGGAGATCAGGGCCCGCGGCGCGCGGACCCTGGTCATCGCGCACGACGGCGACGAGGACGTCGAGCCGTTCGCGAGCGAGGTCATCCGCATCCCGCACTGCTCGCCGATGCTGGCGCCCCTGCTGGCGGTCGTGCCGCTGCAGGTCTTCGCCCTGCACCTGGCCTCGGCCAAGGGCCTGGACGTCGACCAGCCACGCAACCTCGCGAAGTCGGTCACGGTCGAGTGA
- the coaA gene encoding type I pantothenate kinase, whose translation MAPVTAAEEALARLGAAGDAGLPTPYVELDREQWSRLREEHPMSLTQDDLARLRGLGDRLDLREVEDVYLPLSRLLHFYVEAVHGLRLATSEFLGDRPSRVPFVVGVAGSVAVGKSTTARILRELMSRWPHTPRVELVTTDGFLYPNAELERRGLLQRKGFPESYDRRSLLRFVADVKSGMAVVPAPQYSHLTYDVLPEPTEVRKPDVLIVEGLNVLQPPAPRPDGGSATALSDYFDFSVYVDAPPEHVRHWYVERFLRLRETAFADPQSYFHRYAALSDEEATATATAIWERINEPNLVENIQPTRDRATLVLTKSHDHSVSHIRLRKL comes from the coding sequence ATGGCGCCCGTGACCGCGGCCGAGGAGGCGCTCGCGCGTCTCGGCGCCGCCGGTGACGCCGGCCTGCCGACCCCCTACGTCGAGCTCGACCGCGAGCAGTGGTCGCGGCTGCGCGAAGAGCACCCGATGAGCCTGACCCAGGACGACCTGGCCCGGCTGCGAGGGCTCGGCGACCGGCTCGACCTGCGCGAGGTCGAGGACGTCTACCTGCCGCTGTCGCGTCTGCTGCACTTCTACGTCGAGGCCGTGCACGGGCTGCGCCTGGCGACCAGCGAGTTCCTCGGCGACCGGCCGAGCCGGGTGCCGTTCGTGGTCGGGGTGGCCGGGTCGGTGGCCGTCGGCAAGTCGACCACGGCCCGCATCCTGCGCGAGCTGATGTCGCGCTGGCCGCACACCCCGCGGGTCGAGCTCGTGACGACCGACGGCTTCCTCTACCCCAACGCCGAGCTCGAGCGACGAGGGCTGCTGCAGCGCAAGGGTTTCCCCGAGTCCTACGACCGTCGCTCCCTGCTGCGGTTCGTCGCCGACGTGAAGTCGGGGATGGCGGTGGTGCCGGCGCCGCAGTACTCACACCTGACCTACGACGTGCTGCCCGAGCCGACCGAGGTGCGCAAGCCCGACGTCCTGATCGTCGAGGGGCTCAACGTGCTGCAACCTCCGGCGCCCCGGCCCGACGGGGGCAGCGCGACCGCCCTGTCGGACTACTTCGACTTCTCGGTCTACGTCGACGCCCCGCCCGAGCACGTGCGGCACTGGTACGTCGAGCGCTTCCTGCGGCTGCGCGAGACGGCCTTCGCCGACCCGCAGTCGTACTTCCACCGGTACGCGGCCCTCAGCGACGAGGAGGCCACCGCCACCGCCACCGCCATCTGGGAGCGCATCAACGAGCCCAACCTGGTCGAGAACATCCAGCCGACCCGCGACCGGGCCACGCTGGTGCTGACCAAGAGCCACGACCACTCGGTGAGCCACATCCGGCTGCGCAAGCTCTGA